One window of the Pseudomonas knackmussii B13 genome contains the following:
- a CDS encoding glucokinase — MLQEPTSVRGAGDIGGTNARFALWREARLESVEVLACADYPRPEDAVREYLHRVGQPLSAVENVCLACAGPVGDGDFRFTNNHWVIDRAAFRAELGLSHLLLVNDFSTMAWAASRLAGEELVQVREGTALEGRAKLIIGPGTGLGVGSLMPLPGGGWEVLPCEGGHVDLPVTGERDFAIWQLLREKYGHVSAERVLSGSGLENLYRLSCQVDGIEPLALSAAQIGERALAGDEYCDAVLEHFFLWLARVAGNAVMTVGALGGVYITGGIVPRFLERFQRSGFAEAFCTRGKTSGPYLSQVPVWVMTAKHPGLFGAGVALEQALLAEA; from the coding sequence ATGCTCCAAGAGCCGACCAGCGTCCGGGGGGCGGGCGACATCGGCGGGACCAACGCCCGCTTCGCCCTCTGGCGTGAAGCGCGCCTGGAGTCCGTCGAAGTCCTGGCCTGCGCCGACTACCCGCGTCCGGAAGACGCCGTGCGCGAATACCTGCACCGTGTCGGCCAGCCGCTCAGTGCCGTCGAGAACGTCTGCCTGGCCTGCGCCGGGCCGGTTGGCGACGGCGACTTCCGCTTCACCAACAACCATTGGGTGATCGACCGCGCGGCCTTCCGCGCCGAGCTCGGCCTGAGCCACCTGCTGCTGGTCAACGACTTCAGCACCATGGCCTGGGCCGCTTCGCGGCTCGCCGGCGAAGAGCTGGTGCAGGTACGTGAGGGCACTGCCCTCGAAGGCCGCGCCAAGCTGATCATCGGCCCTGGAACCGGCCTGGGTGTCGGCAGCCTGATGCCGTTGCCCGGCGGCGGCTGGGAAGTCCTGCCCTGCGAGGGCGGCCATGTCGACCTGCCGGTGACCGGCGAGCGCGACTTCGCCATCTGGCAACTGCTGCGCGAGAAGTACGGCCACGTTTCCGCCGAGCGCGTGCTCTCCGGCAGCGGCCTGGAGAACCTCTACCGCCTGAGCTGCCAGGTCGACGGCATCGAGCCGCTGGCGCTGAGTGCGGCGCAGATCGGTGAGCGCGCGCTGGCCGGCGACGAATACTGCGATGCTGTGCTGGAACACTTCTTCCTGTGGCTGGCGCGGGTCGCCGGCAACGCCGTAATGACCGTCGGCGCCCTGGGCGGCGTGTACATCACCGGCGGCATCGTTCCGCGCTTCCTCGAACGTTTCCAGCGCAGTGGTTTCGCCGAAGCCTTCTGCACGCGCGGCAAGACTAGCGGCCCGTACCTGAGCCAGGTGCCGGTCTGGGTGATGACCGCCAAGCATCCGGGCCTGTTCGGTGCCGGTGTAGCCCTGGAGCAGGCGTTGCTGGCCGAGGCTTGA